Proteins encoded within one genomic window of Anaerolineae bacterium:
- the acpS gene encoding holo-ACP synthase translates to MEFASCSASSTRVGVDLVEISRIARACDRWGDRFLARVYTPTEQADSRGRPAALAARFAAKEAAAKALGVGIGPVSWHSIEVLVGARGRPLLRLLGPAADLASRLGIRQADVSLSDTSEYALAVVILT, encoded by the coding sequence ATGGAGTTCGCCAGCTGCAGTGCCTCCAGTACTCGCGTGGGAGTGGACCTCGTGGAGATATCTAGAATCGCCCGCGCCTGCGACCGCTGGGGCGATCGGTTCTTGGCCCGTGTATACACACCGACCGAGCAAGCCGATAGCCGGGGGCGGCCTGCCGCGCTGGCGGCGCGCTTCGCCGCCAAAGAGGCCGCCGCCAAGGCCTTAGGCGTGGGCATAGGCCCGGTGAGCTGGCACAGTATCGAGGTGCTGGTAGGGGCCCGTGGCCGACCCCTTCTGCGCTTGCTGGGACCGGCCGCCGACCTGGCATCTCGTCTGGGCATCCGTCAGGCAGACGTCAGCCTGTCCGACACCAGTGAGTACGCCCTAGCCGTGGTAATACTGACCTGA
- a CDS encoding flippase-like domain-containing protein: MRFNWKVWLGVLVSAVFFAWFLRGLSLDQVWRDLVQANYWYLIPGVAVYFLAVWARTWRWQYLLRPMASLSLRRLFPIVVIGYMGNNVYPARAGEVIRSYVLLRNANVPVSASLATVLVERVFDGLVMLLFVFVAVPFVDLPGWLNFTVIAATLAFAVAFGVLVAVALWPQVFLRFYGRIEALLVPARWRSRARGILELFCTGLSALRHPRHLAMILFTSILIWLTETTKYWVLMHGFSFHAPFIVLMLMTAVVNLATTIPSAPGYVGTFDAPGIKTLAAFGVPESVAAGYTLVLHAALLLPITLLGFFYMWRESVSWSDFRAAARPQPTEA, translated from the coding sequence ATGAGATTCAACTGGAAAGTCTGGCTAGGCGTCCTGGTGAGCGCGGTCTTCTTCGCCTGGTTCCTGCGTGGCCTCTCGCTGGATCAGGTGTGGCGCGATCTCGTCCAGGCCAACTACTGGTACCTGATCCCCGGCGTCGCCGTCTACTTCTTGGCGGTCTGGGCCAGGACCTGGCGGTGGCAGTACCTGCTTCGGCCCATGGCCTCGCTCTCCTTGCGCCGCCTGTTTCCCATCGTCGTCATCGGCTACATGGGCAATAACGTGTACCCTGCCCGGGCCGGCGAAGTCATCCGCTCCTACGTCCTTCTGAGGAACGCCAATGTGCCGGTGAGTGCCTCGCTCGCCACCGTCTTAGTAGAGCGGGTGTTCGACGGGCTGGTCATGCTGCTGTTTGTCTTCGTGGCTGTGCCCTTCGTGGATCTGCCCGGCTGGCTCAACTTCACCGTGATCGCTGCCACACTGGCCTTCGCCGTCGCTTTCGGAGTGTTAGTGGCTGTGGCTCTGTGGCCTCAGGTGTTCCTCCGCTTCTACGGACGCATCGAGGCGCTGCTGGTGCCGGCCCGGTGGCGCAGCCGGGCCAGGGGAATCCTGGAGCTCTTCTGCACCGGGCTGTCCGCCCTGCGGCATCCCCGGCACCTGGCCATGATCCTCTTCACTTCGATCCTCATCTGGCTCACCGAGACCACCAAGTACTGGGTGCTCATGCATGGGTTTAGCTTCCACGCGCCCTTCATCGTGCTCATGCTCATGACGGCGGTGGTCAACCTGGCCACCACCATACCCTCCGCTCCCGGCTACGTGGGCACCTTCGATGCTCCCGGTATCAAGACCCTGGCCGCGTTCGGCGTTCCGGAGTCGGTGGCGGCGGGCTACACCCTGGTCCTGCATGCCGCACTGCTCCTGCCCATCACCCTGCTGGGCTTCTTCTACATGTGGCGTGAGAGCGTTTCCTGGTCGGATTTCCGGGCCGCGGCCAGGCCTCAACCCACCGAGGCCTGA